The DNA region GTCGCGTATCGACTTTTCGGTCAATGATTTTGGTCTCACCGCGGTGTACTTTTGGGTGGAATGCAGTGCTGTGCACCTGCCCGACCTCATGCGTTTCGTGCGCCGTTCGCACGGTGTTCGGCTCGCCATGCCAGTGGTCTCTCGATCGAACGTGTTGCTCTCGGTTTGGCTGCCTGGCCTCGACCATATCTCGGTATTTGAGCAGGTGCTCGTGAAGTCGGTTCCTGCCGTGAACGTGCTCGACCGGTGGCCTCAGATCGTCGCCCGTAAGCGGTTGGGCGTTCTGCTTGATCAGCGGGGTCGACGCCGGTCAGCAGCGGGCGAAGTACCTAACCCCATTGAGGAGCAGGGGAGCGCTCCTGCATTTTTCGGCGTACCGATGTTTTAATCGCTCAGAAAAAGACGAGGGGCGCGCATCATCGTGATCCGCGCCCCTCGCGCTTTCGTTGAACGGTGCGTTACTTCGCGACGCCCGGGTGGGTCATCGAGAGCAGGTCAAGCGCCTTGTCGAGCTCGGCCTCGCTGAGTTCGCCGCGCTCGACGTAGCCGAGTGCGATGGTCGCCTCGCGCACGGTGACGCCCTCGGCGACGGCGTGCTTTGCGATCTTCGCGCCAGCTTCGTAGCCGATGAGGCGGTTGAGCGGGGTCACGGTCGATGGGCTCATGCCGGCGAGGGTCGCCATGCGCTCGATGTTTGCCTCGAGGCCAGCGATCGTCTTGTCGGCGAGTACGCGGGTTGCGTTCGAGAGCAGGCGAATCGACTCGAGCAGCGCGGTTCCCATGACAGGAATCATGACGTTGAGCTCGAAGTTGCCGCGTGCCCCGCCCCATGCGACGGTTGCGTCGTTACCGATGACGCGGGCGCAGACCATCATGACGGCCTCGGGAACAACGGGGTTCACCTTGCCGGGCATAATCGACGAGCCGGGCTGCAAGTCGGGAATGTGGAGTTCTCCGAGACCAGTGTTTGGGCCCGAGCCCATCCAGCGAATGTCATCGGTGAGCTTCGTGAGTGAAACGGCGATGGTGCGCAGTGCGCCCGAAGCCTCGACGAGGCCATCACGGTTTGACTGCGCCTCGAAGAGATTGCGCGCCTGGGTGATGGGCAGGCCGCTCGAAGCGGCGATCTCGGCGATGACCTTCTCGGGGAACCCGATGGGGGTGTTGATGCCGGTGCCAACCGCGGTGCCGCCCTGCGGAACCTCGGCGACGCGAGGAAGTGCCGCGTCAATGCGCTCGATGCCGTAACGCATCTGGGTGGCGAAGCCGCTGAAGGCCTGGCCGAGGGTTACGGGGGTCGCGTCCATGAGGTGGGTGCGGCCGGGCTTCACGGCCTCCTTCCACAGCTCTGCCTTGGCCTCGAGGGCCTCGGCGAGGTGCTCGAGTGAAGGCTTGAGCTGCTCGATGAGCGCGCCGGTCACTGCGATGTGCACCGAGGTGGGGAACACGTCGTTCGACGACTGCGAAGCGTTGACGTGGTCGTTCGGGTGAACGGGTGCGCCAAGGTGCTTCGTCGCGAGGGTCGAGAGAACCTCGTTCATGTTCATGTTTGACGAGGTGCCCGAGCCGGTCTGGTAGGTGTCGACCGGGAACATGTCGTGGTGGTTGCCAGCGATGATCTCTTCTGCTGCCGCGACGATCGCGTCAGAGATCTCTTTCGAGATGATGCCGAGCTCAAGGTTGGCGATCGCTGCCGCGCGCTTCACGCGAGCGAGTGCGACGATCTGGGCTGGCTCGAGGCCACGACCCGAGATCGGGAAGTTCTCTACCGCACGCTGCGTCTGTGCTGCGTACAGCGCGTTCTTGGGCACGCGCACCTCGCCCATGGTGTCATGTTCAATACGGTATTCGGTATCAGTCACGGTATTCCTTTACTGGGTGATCACTCATGTGAATAGCGGTCGGTCGGTTAGAGCGAGTCGAGAGCTGCCTGAGCGAGCTCGCGAATCACGATGGGCTCGTCGGTGCCGTACACCACGAGAGTTGAGTTATCGAGGTTGGTGCTCATCGCAAAGAGCACGTTCGTCTCTTCAGCGTCGTCGTCGCCGTGCTCGTACACGGTCCAGGTGTGACCCGCGAAGTCTTCGGTGCCGGTCGCGCTCTTTGACTCGAGCAGCTGGGCGACCCAGGTCTCGTTTGCAGGGCCGGCCTCTGGCGTGAAAGCTTGTACGACCGCGGCAAACTGCTCGGTTGGCTTTGGTGTCGTGTAGCCGACGTACCACTGCGTGACCTTGTCGGCCTTCGACGAACGAATGGTGGCCTGCTTGGCAAGCCAGTCGCTCGGCATCGCGGGTGCGACGAGTTCGATGCCGGCGGTCGGGCTTGCATCGTGCGCGAGTGAGATGACGTCGACCGAACGGTCTTCGAAGTCGCCTCCCCAGCGGGGCACGATGAGTACGAGAATGAGCACAACGCCAAGGCTCGCGAGCAACGAGTACACGAGGTTGTTGACGGTTTGCCTTTGACGGTGCAGGCGAGAGTTCTCGGCCTTTCTCGCTGCCGTCTCATTCGGGGTTTCTGGGCGACCGAGCTCGGCGACGATCTTGGGCTTCTTGCTTGCCATCGGTTATTCTGCCTCGGTTTCTGACGGGGCGCTCTGGCGTGCCGCTTCTAAGCGTTTGCGGGCGCCGAGCAGCCACTCTTCGCAGCGTGCGGCGAGCGCCTCACCGCGCTCCCACAGCGAGAGCGACTCTTCGAGCGTGGCCGCGCCCTGTTCAAGTTTGCTCACCACTTGCACGAGCTCGTCACGTGCTTCTTCGTACGAGAGCTCGGCGATGGGGGCACTGCTATTCGACATGGCTCCCAGTCTACCCCGCAATGCTCATGGTTCAGGGGGAGTGTTGTCAGGCTGTTGGTGAAGTCGCGGGCCCTGCGACCGCCGCGAGCGTGCCACGCGCGAGTGTAATCGTGAGACCGGTGCCTTCAGGGGCTTCAGCAGGGTCGGCAAGCACGGTGCGATCGTCATTTTGCACGATTGAATAGCCCCTGTTGAGTGTCGCCTGGGGTGAGAGCGCGAGAAGCTGTGAACGGAGTTCGCCGAGATGGCGTTCGGCCGATTCGACCTGGCGCTCGCTGAGCTCAGCGCCACGCGCGATCCACCGGGTGAGTTCTTCGGCCCGCTCATCGATGAGCCGTTCGGGGCTCTGCATGACGGGCCGTTCTCTGAGCGACTGCACGCGATCGATCTCGTGCGTGATGAGCTGGGTGAGACGCGATGAGAGCCTGAGCCTCGCCTGAGCAATGCGTTCACGCTCTTCGCCAACGTCAGGCACGACCCGCTTGGCAGCGTCGGTCGGCGTTGAAGCACGAAGGTCGGCGACCTCGTCGAGCAGGGGGCGATCGGCCTCGTGGCCAATGGCGCTCACGATCGGGGTGTTCGCGAGTGCCGCCTCGCGCACGAGCGCCTCGTCGCTGAAGGGAAGCAGGTGTTGAAAGTCGCCGCCGCCGCGGGCAATGATGATGACGTCGACGCTCGGATCGTCGTCGAGCGCGATGAGTGCCGCGCGCACCTCAGAAGCAGCTCGCTCTCCCTGCACCGCCGTGTATGCGATCTCAAACTGCACATCGGGCCAGCGCAGCGTGGCGTTACGCACGACATCTTTTTCGGCGTCTGAGTCACGACCGGTGATGAGGCCGATCTTTGCGGGCAGAAACGGGAGCGCCTTCTTGCGCTCGGGGGCGAAGAGCCCCTCTGAACGCAGCTGTGCTTTGAACCGTTCGAGCCGCTCGAGCAGGTCGCCCAGACCGACGTGCTTGATGTCGAGCACGTTAAACGACAGCGTGCCGCCCTTGACCCAATAGTTCGCCTTGACGAGCGCGATCACGCGGTCGCCCTGAGAGAACTCTTCGGTGAGCTTTGCGGTTACGCTGCGCCATGCGGTGAGCGAGATCGTCGCGTCATCGTCGAGGTCTTTGAGCTTGCCGTAGGTGTTGCCCTGACGGTTTTGCCACTGCGTGAGCTCGCCTTCAACCCAGATCGTGCCGAGCCTGTCGATGTACTCTCGCACCTTTGTGCTCATGAGAGCAACGGGCCAGGGGGTCTCTCTCGAGGCTGGGGTTACGGGTTGCGGGCACATACCTCGATCTTAGTGCTCGCTCTCCTGCTCGTTCACGGCGATCACCAGCTTGCCCACCGTGCGCCCGGTCTCGATGAGCTCGTGCGCTTCGCGTACCGTCGCAGAAGTAAGCGGGCTCAGCACGCGGGTCGTGGTCGCGGTCACCTTGCCGGCATCGACGAGCGCGGCCGTCGCGTTTAAGAGGTGGTGCTGCTCGATCATGTCGGGAGTCTGAAACATTGAGCGGGTAAACATGCGCTCCCAGTGCCATGCGACACTCTTGATTTTCAGCGGAGTGACGTCGGTCGGGCCGTCGTCGATCGCGACGATATGGCCGAAGGGACGAATGATGCGCTCGTAGGTCTCGACCTGGCCCTTTGAGTGAGCGGTAAAGATCCACTCGACGCCGTCAGGCGCAATCTCGAGTACTTCTGCGGCGAGATCGGCGTGGTGGTTCACGGTGTGCTCTGCGCCCCGTTCGAGCGCCCAGGCCACCCGTTCGGGGCTCGAAGCGGTCGCGATGACCGTGACGCCCGGCAAGAGCGCCTCGCACAGCTGCATCATGACCGAACCGACGCCGCCGGTTGCGCCCACGATGAGTAGCGTGCCCCGCGATGCCTCGGTGAGGCCTAGCCGGTCGAAGAGGCACTCCCAGGCCGTGATCGTGGTGAGCGGCAACGATGCCGCATCGGTGAACGAGAGCGTCGTGGGCTTTCGGCCGACGACCCGCTCGTCGATCGTGTGAAGCGCTTGGTTCGTGCCCTGCTTGTCGATCTGGCCCGCGTAGAACACCTCGTCGCCGACCGAGAAGAGGGTCACGCCCTCGCCGACCGCGCGCACGACGCCCGATGCGTCATAGCCCAGCACCTTGAACCCGTTCGCGGGAGCACCCTGACGCACCTTCACGTCGACCGGGTTAACCGAGACCGCTCGCACCTCGACGAGAAGGTCGTGGGAACCGAGCTCTGGCACCGGTATTTCACGCTCGATGATGCTGTCGGGGTGGTCGATGGGGTGGTTCTGCGAATACCCGATTGCGCGAGTGGTGTGCACGGTTGCTCCTCATAACGACGTCAGCGGCTTGCCCCGCAACTCGCATGTCATCACCGAAGTTGCCAGGCGTTGAAAGTACTATACCTGAAGCAGGAGGAGGCACGATTTCGTATGGCGTTACGCTCAGACTGGTCAGGCGAGGCCTGCCCGATTCGACGGGCAGTCGACGTGGTTGGCGACCCGTGGGTGCTCTTAATCGTCGGAGAGGTGCTGCATGGCAACGGCCGGTTCGAGCAGTTGCGCGGCACGCTCGGCATCTCTGAGGCGGTGCTCAGCAGGCGCCTCAAGATGATGGTCGAAACGGGCCTGCTCACCAAGGTCGATTACGATGACGCTGGTCGCGTTCGCCAGGGGTACGCCGCGACCGAGGCCGCGAGCGACCTTCTTCCTATCGTGCAGCAGCTGGCCCTCTGGGGCGAGAAGCACACCGGTGCGCCGACCGGCGGAACCCCCATCGTCATGGTGCACCGCAGCTGTGGCCAAGAGACGACGCGGGCCGAGGTCTGCAGCGCCTGCGGCGAGACGCTCGTTGCCGAGCAGATGCGGTGGATCAACCCCAGCGATAACACGGGCCGTGATCTCGTGGGCCCGGGAGTGCTCGTATGAGCGAGCGCGCGGCGGCGCTTGATGCGTGGCTCGCACACCTCGCCTGTCCCGTCTGCGGGGCGGGGCAGAGCCAGCACGTGATGCGTGAGGCTGGCGCCGTGCGCTGCGAACGTGGCCACGCATTCGACATTGCGCGCCAGGGGTACGTAAATCTCGGAGCCAGCCAGAAAGACGTGCGGGCCGACACCGCTGCGATGGTGATGGCGCGCGAAGCGATGCACGCCTCAGGCGCTTTTGACGGGATCGCGCGCGCATTGAACGCCGCGGTCGCCGCCCGAGACTGGGGCGAGGGCGAGCTACGCTTCGCCGATCTCGCTGGCGGATCGGGGTTTTACGCGGCCCGGCTTCTCGAGTCGCTCGCCGCTGGTGGCGTGGGCGAACCCGATGCTCATGCGCGAGGCCTCGTGCTTGATCTCTCGACCGCAGCCCTGAAGCGCGCGGTCGCGGCTCACGATCGTATCGCTGGCGTTGCGGCCGACCTGACGAAAGGCATTCCGCTGCGCGACGGCTCGGTTCACGCGCTCGTGAACGTTTTCGGCCCGCGTAACGGAGCTGAGATGAGGCGCGTGCTCGCGCGCGACGGCGCCTGCTTCGTGGTCTCGCCGAGCAGCCACCATCTCGAACAGCTTGTCGGCGAGCTCGGCATGCTGCAGGTGGCCGATGACAAGGCCGAGCGGGTCGAACGAGCCATGCAGGGTTTCACGGTGCAGGGGCGAGAGCGCTGCGAAGAGCAGGTCGAGTTTGGCGAAGCGCAACTCAGGAACATTATTGCGATGGGTCCGAGCGCTCACCATGTGAACGGCGAAGAGATCGCGGAGCGGGTCGCCTCGCTGCTCGAACGAGCCGGGAGGAACACGATCGAGGTGACGATGAGCGTTGACGTGACGACATTCGTGCCGAGTGACGCTGCCTCAGCCGCACCGAAAAAGATGGGTGCGCGAAGCAGCATCCCGGGTTAGGGTGAAACCATGAAGCTTCAAGGAATTACCGCACTCATTACTGGCGCTGCCTCAGGGCTCGGCGCCGCAACCGCCAAGGCCCTCACTGCTGAGGGAGCCGAGGTGCTCGGTCTCGATCTTGCCTCGTCAATCGAGAAGGCCACCCAGGTCGAGGGAGTGACCCTCGTTGCGGCCGACGTGACGAGCGAAGAAGAAGTCAGCGCTGCGATCGAGGGCTACGAGGGCGCACCGTTGCGCGTCGTGGTCAACTGCGCCGGCATTGCTCCAGCAGAGCTCACGGTCTCGCCGCGCGGCGCGCACAGCCTCGACCTCTTTCGCAAGACCATCGATATTAACCTCGTGGGCACCTTCAACGTCTTGCGCCTCGGCGCTCTTGCGATGTCGAAGACGGAGCCGCTCGAGCATGGTCAGCGCGGCGTCGTGGTGAACACCGCTTCTGTCGCGGCCTACGAGGGGCAGATTGGCCAGGCCGCCTACGCTGCGTCGAAGGCCGGCGTTGTCGGCCTCACCATTACTGCGGCGCGCGACCTCGCGCGGCTCGGTATTCGCGTGAACACGATCGCCCCTGGCATCGTCGACACCCCGATGCTTGCGGGGCTGCCGGAGCGGGTAACCGACGCTCTCGCAGAGAGCGTTCCCTTCCCGCACCGGCTCGCCCAGCCCGCCGAGTACGCGCAGCTCGCGAAGATGATTATCGAGCACGACTACTTGAACGGCGAGACCATTCGCATGGACGGCGCCATTCGCATGGCGCCGAAGTAGGCCACCGCGCTAAATAATGCTGCGGCCCTCGCGCTTGGCTTGACGAAGTTCTGTGAAGAACGCCTTCAGAATGACCGCGAGCACGCCGAGCACGATGACCGGGCAAATAAGAACGTAAATCGTGAGAAATAGGGGGCTCATATGACTCTCCTTAATCGGTTGGAAATGTTGGTTAGCGGGCGCTCTTCGCGGCCTCGGCTGCCTTTTCGGGCGTGATCGCGTCGAACTCGCCGGTACGCTCGGCGAGCAGGGCGAAGTCGAAGGGTTTCTTGTTGCGCAACGAGATGAGCGTCGTGACGATCGTGCTGACGGCGTAGGCCACGAGCGATCCGCTGAGTACGGCGTAGTCGTGCACCGCGCCTAAGGCAAACGGCGTCACGATCACGCTCGCGATACCACCTGCCCAGAGTGCGGGCTTCAGACCGAAGAACCCGAAGGCCATGAGGCCGATCACGACGCCGACGCCCACGATCGAGAGCACGTCGATGAGGAAGTTCGTCACCGGGTTTGCCGGGATGAGTTCGAAGCGCACGGGCAAGAAGGCTGCCATGGCGCTCAGCGTGCCAACCGTGAAGGCAACGTTCGAGACCCGGTTCCAGTAGAAGCTCGCGATGACCGGAAACACGAGGGTGCCCCAGAGCGCGCCAACAAAGACGAGCATGTCGAGAATGTTCATCTTGCCGGTCGCGAAGTAGAGCGCCGCGGCCATCGCGATGACCATGGTGATGCGCCCGATGAAGACCATGCGCTTCGGGTTCGCCTTGCCACGACCCGCGACGTTCTGCCCGTAGACATCGGCCATCATGATCGCCGAGAGCGCCGTGAGATCAGAGTCGGCCGTCGAAGAGAGTGAACCGATGATCATGACGAAGAAGAGCGCGATGAGCGTTGGCGGCAGGTAGGTGGCGGCCATCTGCGGAACGAGGTTGTTGAGGTCGCCGCCCAAGGGCTCGATGCCGAGGTACAGGGCCATGACGCCGAGCATGCCGATACCGATCACGGTCGCGCCGTAACCGACCGTCGCGGTGATGAAGGTTGGCTTGATGAGATCTTCGCGCACCGCGAAGAGACGCTGCGCAATGGTCTGGTTTCCGATCGCGTATGCGAGCACTGCGGCGATGTACGGGGCGCCCTGATTCAAGAATGCCTCAGACGAGAAGAAGTTCGACTGCTCTGGCGTGAGGTTCGCTGCGCCCTCGGTAAACATGGCCGGGCCGCCGGCGCTGAAGAAGATCACGGGAATGAGAATCGCCGCTGCCCCGAGCATCGCGACCACCTGAGCGACGTCGGTGAGCACCGAAGCGCGAAAGCCCGACCAGACGGTGTAGAGCAGCACGCCGCCGGCGATCGCGATCACGCCCTGCCCGAAGCTAAACGGCGAGAGCATCGCGATGAGCGCGCCACCCGCGATGAGGTTCGTGGTGAGGCTGATGACGCTGCCGAGCACGTTTGAGACGGCGAGCATGAGCTGGCTCGAACGCCCGTGCCTCGCATACATGACCTCGGCGATCGTGTGCGCCTTTGGAGCGACCTTGCGAATGCGCTTGCCGAAGGGGTAAATGAACAGAATCATGAGGGCTCCCCAGAGCCCGTAGTGCAGTGGGCCTGAGATGCCGTAGGTGTAGCCCGAGGTTGCCGAGGCGTACATCGACGAGGCCCAAATCCATGTGGCGGTCATTGACGCGGCCGAGATGCCGAACCCAATTTTTCCACCGGCGGTCATGTACTCGTCGGCGTTCTCGCTCTTCTTGCTGATGCGAAGTGACATGATGAGGCTGCCGCCGTAAAAGAGCACGAGAAGGGCGATAACCACCCAACCCTGCATGATCGTTTCTTGATTCCCCAAAGTTCTTTCCCTGTCAACTAGTTCTGTGTATGAATGCGCAAATTGGTACCCCAAATCGAACCCCCGTGGAATTCGAGCGTTACCCGTTTTCCCGCGTCTCGCGGGTGGGGCCTCAGGAGAAAACCTCGGCGCACATCAGCCTTCGATGGGCGGCTTTTCTCCGGTGGCAACTCGTCTACTGTAACAACGCTCGAGTTTTTGCCGTCGCCAAAAAACGCCAAAACACGCCAGAGTTGGGCTGCGCAACATGCGTTTGGCAAGTGATCAGTATGGCAAACGCAACGTTATGTAAACGTGACTATAGCGGCCTTGATACAGTGATTTCGAGCCAGAGAATGGAGACTCATGCCATACACCCGCACGGTGCTCGAGGTCGCATCGAACGAACCCGAACGCGTTGCCCTGACCGATGGGGTGCGCAGCATCACGTACGGTGACCTTTCCCGTTCTTCAGGAGCCCACAAAGCGGTCGTTGATAGCCTGCTCGGGCAGCTCAGCCCTGAGGCACTTTCTGGCATCACCTTCGCCGACGAGATCGGCGATATTCCGGTCATCTCGATCTCACTGACGCACGTGCTCGACAGCGCAGAGCTCGTCGCGGTGCTCGCGGGTTATCGAACGGTTACCTCGGTGCTCGACCCGCTCTGGCCCATTGAGCATCGGGTGCGCTCGATCGTGCGCTCGGGAGCCCAAATTGTGGTGACCGATGATGAATCACTTGGCCATGCCCTTGTCGAGGGCGATTGGCCCGGCGTGATCATTGGCCTCGACGAGTACCGGGCGCGACTCGCCCGAGTGAGTGAGGCTGAGAATCGGGAGCAGCCGCCTACCGTGCGCGACGACGAAGAGCCCTTCCTGCTCATTTTCACGTCGGGAACGACCGACCTGCCGAAAGGGTTCTTGCGCACGCGAAAAAGCTGGCGCTACAACGTGCGGGTGAGCGAGTGCTGGCTGCGTGCCAAGCCTGCAGAGCTGACCTTCGCGCCCGGACCGCTCGCCTACAGTCTCACGCTCTACGCCCTCGTCGAAGTGCTGGGAACCGGCGGATCGATCATGCTGCAGAGTCGTTTTGACCCGCTCGACGCCGCGAGGCTGCTCGTCGAGAAACCGGTCACGAGGCTCGTCGCGGTGCCAGCCGTGCTGCCGGCGCTCGCGCAAGCCGCGAAGCGCGACGGAGTGCAGTTCACGAGGCTCAGCGACGCCGTGATCGGCGGCGCAAACCTCAGTCTTGCGTTGCGCACGAGCTTTGAAGAGGTCGCGCCCGATGCGACCGTTCTGAGTTACTACGGGGCCGCCGAAATCGGTTTCATTGCGTGGAGCACCGAGGGTGACGGTGCCCTGCTTGAACCCTTCGACGGTCTCTCGCTGAGCGTCCGAGACGAGAACGGGGCAGAACTGCCGGAGGGAGAGCTTGGGCAGCTCTTCGTGCGGGTTGGTTCACAGGGCGACCGCTACATCTCGACCACGGGAGGCGCGCTCATCACGGGTGCCGACGGCTGGGCGACGGTCAATGATCGCGCGCGGCTCGTGGGCGGCAAGCTGTTGCTCGAGGGGCGTGCCGGCGATATTGCCGTGACGGGTGGGCATAAGGTCTCGCTCGTGCAGATCGAACGAACGCTCGAGGGTGTTCCCGGCTGCGAACGGTGCTGCGTTGTCACGCAGCCTCATCGCCTGCTCGGCGAGATTCTCGTCGCCGTCATCGAAGCGACGCCGGGCCAAGCGGCACCTGAGAAAGCCCGGGTGAACGCCATGCTCGGCGAGCTGCTGCCACCGCAGTTTGTGCCGCACCGCTACTACCTTGCCGAAGATTTTCCGCGCACCGTCGGCGGGAAGATTCGCCGCGTCGAGGTGCGCGCCGAGCTCGAGGCAGGGGCTTACACGAGGCTCTAACGAGAGAAGTGCACGACCACTTCGCACCTCGAACCCGTACACTCGGGAGTGTGAACGAGAGAGTGGTCATTACCGGAATGGGCGCCGTGACCCCGCTGGGGCTCGACGCCCAAACGAGTCTTGACGCCGTGTTTGCGGGGCGCAGCGGCATCGGCCCCATCGAGGGGTTCGACACGAGCGACATGGTCGTGACGATTGGCGGCGAGGTGCGGGGTTTTGACCCTTCGGGGGTCGTGACCCCTGCCGACGCGAAGCGCCTCGACCCACACGCCCTCTACGCGATTGCCGCGGCCAGCGAGGCCATCGACCAGGCTTTCCCGGGGCATCGCAGTGGCGATCCGCTCATTGCCGACCCGACCCGCCTTGGCGTTTCGGTCGGCTCAAGCTCGGGCGCCTCGACCCTCATGCAGGAGGCCACGAGAACCCTCGACGAGCGGGGCCCGGCACGGGTGAGGCCAGGCGTCGTCGTGTACGGCGGCACCGACTCGGCCGCAAACGTGCTGAGCGTGCGCTACGGGGCGCTCGGTGCGGCCCACGGCGTCTCGGCGACCTGCGCCTCGGGAGCGATGGCGATCGGAGAGGCGCTGCGCACGCTGCGCCACGGCTATGCCGACGCAATGATTGTGACGTCTGGCGACCACTGCGCGAACCCCGTGAACATGGCCGCGAACGCGAACATTCGTGCGCTCACCCGCGACTTCAATGCTGAGCCAGCACGGGCGAGCCGCCCCTTCGACGCCGCTCGTTCGGGCTTCGTCATGAGCTCGGGTGGGG from Leucobacter sp. UCMA 4100 includes:
- a CDS encoding beta-ketoacyl-[acyl-carrier-protein] synthase family protein, whose translation is MNERVVITGMGAVTPLGLDAQTSLDAVFAGRSGIGPIEGFDTSDMVVTIGGEVRGFDPSGVVTPADAKRLDPHALYAIAAASEAIDQAFPGHRSGDPLIADPTRLGVSVGSSSGASTLMQEATRTLDERGPARVRPGVVVYGGTDSAANVLSVRYGALGAAHGVSATCASGAMAIGEALRTLRHGYADAMIVTSGDHCANPVNMAANANIRALTRDFNAEPARASRPFDAARSGFVMSSGGAALVCETERSALARGAEILAVVEGYGASSDAHHATAPHPGGEGASRAMRLTLADAGREAGDVGHVNAHATSTPLGDHSEALALAAVFGGDAVPPVTATKSVSGHMIGVSGTFEVLVAVETLRRGLMPPTLNLETLDAPEGVALDVITGEARPFSGDLVLTNSLGFGGHNATLLIGAPR